The Rhizobium tumorigenes genome window below encodes:
- a CDS encoding glycerophosphodiester phosphodiesterase family protein, translated as MDETAWPAWTLHWDLPENVTPPEVLARHSVPKLLERLEENLPLQVIEHRGMFNLGNRIQECTASSLLAALGQGGRNLSELDVCLTSDNVPIVSHDLNTWRVSEKLGDNLFNEIHSSDIKDVPVIIREVSNGVIQDRYLETIDHIPLLDEILGKVFSANPDATIFLDGRNYEAHVIVAWLSHRPEYHQRVVVLFYTFEYPHGSAFVDAVLKAQPASDWRKSIALMPALFPEELCRLARLRQVTEPTVDDLYLAGKTWIDSLLMQDMRIVAVHVVFSRVTKNLLGRVVVADVLLAFDSDQAAVRLAHYVKEDTMIRAKRPHLKFAAVTRCYDFAAFLDCGERAEFSIDIKTGRARRHETDERKYIRWRKGTPGNSATIADWVISDRSEDEMAIWEWRNQGIDREVSHLSPHLDVNV; from the coding sequence GTGGACGAAACCGCTTGGCCGGCTTGGACGCTTCATTGGGATCTTCCAGAAAACGTCACTCCCCCTGAGGTTCTCGCACGCCATTCTGTCCCAAAGCTTCTAGAGCGGCTCGAGGAGAACCTGCCCTTACAGGTCATTGAGCATAGAGGAATGTTCAATTTAGGGAACCGCATTCAAGAATGCACCGCGAGCTCATTGTTAGCCGCGCTGGGGCAAGGTGGACGCAATCTGAGCGAGTTGGACGTCTGTTTAACTTCAGATAATGTACCTATCGTTTCTCATGATCTTAACACTTGGCGAGTGTCTGAAAAATTGGGAGATAATCTTTTCAATGAAATTCACTCATCAGACATCAAGGACGTGCCTGTTATTATTCGAGAGGTGTCCAATGGGGTAATACAAGATAGGTATCTTGAAACCATTGATCATATTCCTTTGTTAGACGAAATATTGGGGAAGGTATTTTCGGCTAATCCAGATGCCACCATTTTCCTAGACGGCAGGAACTACGAAGCTCACGTGATTGTGGCTTGGCTTAGCCACCGACCGGAATACCATCAAAGAGTTGTTGTACTTTTCTACACATTTGAATACCCACACGGTAGTGCCTTTGTCGACGCAGTTTTAAAAGCCCAGCCCGCATCTGATTGGAGGAAATCAATCGCTTTGATGCCCGCTCTTTTTCCTGAAGAACTTTGCCGTCTGGCCCGTCTGCGTCAAGTTACTGAACCCACAGTCGATGATTTGTATTTGGCAGGCAAAACCTGGATTGATTCCTTGCTAATGCAAGACATGCGGATTGTGGCGGTACATGTTGTTTTCTCCAGGGTGACCAAAAACTTGTTGGGCCGAGTTGTCGTTGCAGATGTCCTGTTGGCTTTTGATTCAGATCAAGCCGCAGTTAGACTCGCGCATTACGTCAAGGAGGATACGATGATTAGAGCTAAACGCCCTCACTTGAAGTTTGCTGCGGTTACTAGATGCTATGACTTCGCAGCCTTTCTGGATTGTGGCGAGAGGGCTGAGTTCTCAATCGACATTAAAACAGGCAGGGCTCGACGTCATGAGACCGACGAGCGGAAATACATACGGTGGAGAAAAGGAACACCAGGAAATTCGGCAACAATTGCGGACTGGGTAATCTCAGATCGATCTGAAGATGAAATGGCTATCTGGGAATGGCGAAATCAGGGCATCGATCGTGAAGTTTCTCATCTAAGCCCCCATCTGGATGTTAATGTGTGA
- a CDS encoding RolB family protein gives MDHSRPIFNVIDSSHIQDRSELEIVLLATRENYLSFTETNLIPAQRSWIDFIIDTNVPIDPAADEVVKRFRSVACLPGPVGMPLNIILKDSLMYVYCSFREMRRYACERFYEGFSGKGVVISTVPPYAQGLTKETMRWWQNEVCQITNNEKNDLDAYIAFLPNTSLQNTSFSHVKIGGDTFLAPSRADPFCVEIVAVGKALFQDNGLKKAPKAGWTMALTSLLKRLV, from the coding sequence ATGGATCACAGTCGGCCGATATTCAACGTTATCGACAGCTCGCATATACAAGACCGGAGTGAACTTGAAATCGTCCTACTTGCTACAAGGGAAAATTATCTCAGTTTTACAGAAACGAATCTAATTCCTGCTCAACGCTCTTGGATAGATTTTATCATTGATACTAATGTACCGATTGATCCAGCTGCAGACGAAGTGGTCAAGCGCTTCCGCAGTGTTGCTTGCTTGCCAGGGCCGGTAGGTATGCCCCTGAATATTATACTAAAAGATTCTCTAATGTACGTTTATTGTTCGTTTCGAGAAATGCGAAGGTATGCATGCGAGCGATTTTATGAGGGCTTTTCCGGCAAAGGCGTGGTCATCTCCACCGTTCCACCCTATGCCCAAGGATTAACAAAAGAAACTATGAGGTGGTGGCAGAACGAGGTCTGTCAAATTACAAACAATGAAAAAAATGACTTGGATGCTTATATTGCTTTCCTTCCGAATACTTCGCTTCAGAACACAAGTTTCTCGCACGTGAAGATCGGCGGCGATACCTTCCTGGCGCCATCCCGGGCTGACCCTTTCTGTGTTGAAATAGTCGCGGTCGGCAAAGCTCTCTTTCAGGATAACGGGCTGAAAAAGGCACCCAAGGCGGGGTGGACAATGGCTCTCACCTCCTTGTTGAAGCGCTTGGTCTAA
- the iaaH gene encoding indoleacetamide hydrolase codes for MVPITSLAQTLERLRRKDYSCLELVETLIARCEAAKALNALLATDWDGLRRSAKKIDRHGNAGVGLCGIPLCFKANIATGIFPTSAATPALINHLPKIPSRVAERLFSAGALPGASGNMHELSFGITSNNYATGAVRNPWNPGLIPGGSSGGVAAAVASRLMLGGIGTDTGASVRLPAALCGVVGFRPTLGRYPGDRIIPVSPTRDTAGIIAQCVADVVILDQVISRRPARIPPVPLKGLRIGLPTTYFYGDLDADVALAAETTIRLLANRGVTFVEANIPHLEDLNNGASLPIALYEFPHALKQYLDEFVGTVSFSDVIKEIRSPDVADIVNAQIEGHQISNAEYELARHSFRPRLQAAYRNYFRLYRLDAILFPTAPLAAKAIGQDSSVIHNGSMVNTFKIYVRNVDPSSNAGLPGLSLPVGLTPDRLPVGMEIDGLAGSDHRLLAIGAALEKAINFRSFSDVPN; via the coding sequence ATGGTGCCCATTACCTCGTTAGCACAAACCCTAGAACGCCTAAGACGGAAAGACTACTCATGCTTAGAACTAGTAGAAACTCTAATCGCGCGTTGTGAAGCTGCAAAAGCATTGAATGCCCTTCTGGCTACAGACTGGGATGGCTTGCGGCGAAGCGCCAAAAAAATTGATCGCCATGGAAACGCCGGAGTAGGTCTTTGCGGCATTCCACTCTGTTTTAAGGCGAACATCGCGACCGGCATATTTCCTACCAGCGCTGCTACGCCGGCACTGATAAACCACTTGCCAAAGATACCATCCCGCGTCGCAGAAAGACTTTTTTCAGCTGGAGCCCTGCCGGGTGCTTCGGGAAACATGCATGAGTTATCGTTTGGAATTACGAGCAACAACTATGCCACCGGGGCGGTGCGGAACCCGTGGAATCCAGGTCTGATACCAGGAGGCTCAAGCGGTGGTGTGGCTGCTGCGGTGGCAAGCCGATTGATGTTGGGCGGCATAGGCACCGATACCGGTGCATCTGTTCGCCTACCCGCAGCCCTGTGTGGCGTAGTAGGATTTCGACCGACACTTGGTCGATATCCGGGAGATCGGATAATACCGGTTAGTCCGACCCGAGACACCGCCGGAATCATAGCGCAGTGCGTAGCCGATGTTGTAATTCTCGACCAGGTGATATCCCGAAGGCCGGCGAGAATTCCGCCCGTGCCACTGAAGGGGCTTCGGATCGGCCTCCCCACTACCTACTTTTACGGTGACCTTGATGCTGATGTGGCCTTGGCAGCTGAAACGACGATTCGCTTGCTAGCCAACAGAGGCGTAACCTTCGTTGAAGCCAATATTCCCCACCTGGAGGATCTGAACAACGGGGCCAGCTTGCCAATTGCACTTTATGAATTTCCACACGCTCTAAAACAGTATCTCGACGAGTTTGTGGGAACAGTTTCTTTTTCTGACGTTATCAAAGAAATTCGTAGTCCCGATGTAGCGGACATTGTCAACGCACAAATTGAGGGACATCAAATTTCCAACGCTGAATATGAACTGGCGCGTCACTCCTTCAGGCCAAGGCTCCAAGCCGCTTATCGCAACTACTTCAGACTCTATCGGTTAGATGCAATTCTCTTCCCAACTGCACCCTTGGCGGCCAAAGCCATAGGTCAGGATTCCTCAGTCATCCACAATGGCTCAATGGTGAACACTTTCAAGATCTACGTGCGAAACGTGGATCCAAGCAGCAACGCAGGCCTACCTGGGTTGAGCCTTCCTGTTGGCCTTACACCTGATCGCTTGCCTGTTGGAATGGAAATTGATGGATTAGCGGGTTCAGACCACCGTCTGTTAGCAATCGGGGCAGCATTAGAAAAAGCCATAAATTTTCGTTCTTTCTCAGATGTGCCGAACTAG